The sequence GCAATTGTAAAAGGAATGTTGGAACACAGCCGGAAAAGCAACGGCCAGAAAGAGCCAGCCAGCATTAATGGCATCGTGGATGAATATATGCGGCTTGCCTATCACGGACTCAGGGCAAAGGATAAATCATTTAATGCCTCCTTGAAAACCGACCTCGACCCAAACCTTGGGCTGGTCAGCGTTGTACCGCAGGATATTGGCCGGGTAATCCTGAATCTACTGAACAATGCATTTCATGCAGTTAGCCAAAAGCAACGACAGTCAGGCATTGATTGTATTGATTTTGAACCGGTAGTGTCAGTAAGCACAAGGTTGGTCAAGGCCGGTGATCTTCAGGAAGCTGCTGAAATAGTCATTTCGGATAACGGGATCGGCATACCTGAAAAAATAGTGGATAAAATCTTCCAGCCATTTTTTACTACAAAACCTGCCGGGGAGGGAACCGGATTAGGATTATCTTTAAGCTATGATATCATTACCAAAATCCATGGCGGCACATTGGTAGTTGAATCAGTCGAAGGCCATGGTTCCAGGTTTATCATTCAATTACCCATTGCATAAATCATCAAAGTATGAAAATATTGATTGTAGATGATGAGCGGGATGTTCAGGCACTTTTTGAACAGCGGTTCAGGAAAGAAACGCGTGACAAAAAAGTGGAACTGGTATTTGCATTTTCAGGAAAGGATGCATTGGAATACCTGGACCAGTTTGCCCATGATACACCATTGGTGCTTTCGGATATCAATATGCCGGGAATGAGTGGCCTGGAATTATTAAAACAGATCAAACAACAGTATAGGCAGCCGGGGCCTTCAGTAATGATGATCACAGCCTATGGTGATGCCGATAATTTCAATGCTGCAAAGAACCTTGGTGCAGATGATTTCTTAACCAAACCAGTTGATTTTGGTGTCTTGAAAGAAAAGCTAAATATCCAGTAGGTTGTTGGCTTGCATCGTATTCCAGCCGTTGGCAGTAAATTAAGTACCTTGTGGGAGAGCCAACCAAAGATGTTTTTATGCTTAAAGTGTTTGCGTTCCAGATTTCTGACAGTATTGATATCAAATCTTTCAAAACGGCGTTTACCGCCGAAATCTATTTCTCCGACAACGACGAATTGTTTTATGTGGTGGATGCTGATAAATTCACTTATGTATTCAAATATGGTGTTGTTTGTTTCCTCAACCATACCGAAGTTGAAATGACCAGTTTTTTGCAGCTCATTTCCCCTTTTTGCCGCAATATGCTTAAAGAAAGGCTGAGTGATGAGTTTGAGATCGAGACTGATGCCCCAAAAATGTACCTTGGTTTCAATAAAGTGAGCATACCGGAACATGACACCGAGATGCTGCGGCTTATCATGATGCACGTTTCACAATCAGTTGCATTGGACCATTTTGAGATCCTTACGAATAAATTACTCGAAGAAACCAATTCGCATACCCAGGTGCTGGAAGTGAAGGGGAAACTCGACCTGTCCGGGTCAAACCTGAAACGTTATATTGGTAAAACCCTGAACCTCAAAAACAGGATCGCCGAGAACCTCTACATATTCGACTCCCCGGAAGAAACCTGGGAGGATGAAAAACTAAGCAAGCTGGACCTTGGCCTGAAAAAGACCTTCGACCTGCAGTCGAGGTTCCGGACCATCGAAGAGGGGCTTGCGATTGTTAAGGAAAACCTGGAACTCTTCAAGGACCTGCTCCAGTACCGCCAAAGTATGGCTTTGGAATGGATCATCATTATCCTTATTGCCGTTGAGGTGCTAAACCTTTTCTTTGAAAAGTTAATGGCTAAATAAAATACCCGGTCATTTTAGTGCATGGGTTTGTAGTATTGGCTAATTCAGTTAATTTGGCAGCATAAATATTTGATACTATGGCCTTATTCGAATCTGGAAATCCAACACTCAGCGAGTCAAAGTTTCAAAAGACGCTTACGGGTGATCGAGTTGAAGTAATGACCGCCAGGGGGACAATGAATAAATTCTTTTTCCTTTTTTTCATGGTAATGGCTTCGTCCGTATTCACCTGGAATGCGTTTAACCAGGGTGTAAATGTTTTTCCCTGGATGATCGGTGCCGCAATTGGCGGATTTATCCTTGCCATCATTCTTGCATTCAAACCCCACCTGGGTGCTTACCTGGCCCCGCCTTACGGCTTGCTTGAAGGAGTTTTTGTAGGTGGGATAAGTGCCATTTATAGTGAAGCATTCGCCAAATCAGCTCCAGGTATTGTGATGCAGGCAGTAGTTCTCACTTTTGGAACGGTCATTGCCATGTTTATTTTATACCGCACCGGTATCATAAAAGCAACGGAGCGGTTCAAATCAATTGTTTTTACCGCCACAGCAGGTATTGCTATATTTTACCTGATTGCAATGGTCTTGCGCATGTTTAACATTAATATTGCTTTCCTGCACGAAGGCAGTATGATCGGTATTTTATTTTCTGTATTTGTGGTAGCCATTGCCGCGCTGAACCTTATCCTTGATTTCGACCGGATTGAGCAAGGTGTTGCCATGGGGGCTCCCAAGTTTATGGAATGGTATGGCGCTTTTGGCCTGCTGGTTACTATTGTATGGTTATATATTGAAATACTCCGGCTTCTTTCCAAATTGAATAAAAAATAGCAACTACTAAGGAAGCGTTTTTTCCAGCCAATCAAACATCTTTTCAAAAGCATTATCCCGCACTGGTTTGGGGGAGAGGAAGAGGTCGTGCATGCCATTTTCAATTATGGCACTGTCTATATATTTACCCAGATTTCTTCCCCGGCTGGCAATATCTGCAACATTAAGAACAATATCAGCCTTGTGCGCCTGTTCTGTAAAGGTGGCTGGTTTATCAGATAGGCTTGAATACATTAATAAAACCGGGACTACAATATCGGAATGTGCCCGCAGATAATGCTGTGCTTTGGTAATGGCATTAACCCAGGCAAAATAAGCGGGGAAACCCTTGATGGGCTTCCAGTCCATGTTGAAATTCCATTCCCCATGAAAGTCTTTATGTACCGATTGCGCATAAACAGGTGAAATGGCACCATCTTTTTTTGCATAAGGAGATATAGCCGCAATCAGACCTGCAAGAAAAGGTGCCAGCTTTTTGATGAGTAAGGGTTCATTTAATTCCAGGAAAGGTGAATTCAGCACCATGGCTGTAACCTTATCTTTCCTGTTGCCATTGTTCATATAATAGCTGGATAATAACCCGCCGGTGCTGTGTCCAAGCAGCACAAGGGGGCTGCCATTGGACTGTGTATTGATCATTTCGATGGCGAGATCGAGCTCTTCAAAATATTCATCCATCGAACGGCAATAATTGGGATGCTGGTGAGGCAACAATGAATGCCCATATTTCCTGAGTTCCAGCGCGTAAAAATCATAACCTTTTTCCAGGAAGGCTTCAGTCATATGCGGATGGAAAAAATAATCTATAAAGCCATGCAGGTATAATACTGCTCTTCGTGATCCCTTGTTGGCTTTTGCCGGGATCATGGTGGCAGTTACCGCACCTTCATAGTCTGGTTTCAGCTGAAGGGTATTGAATGAAAAACCGTTATCGAGGGTCATTTTTTGGCATATTTATAATTGCAGCAGGCCTGCTTTATATAAAGTGTTCATTGGTTTGTTGTCCCAGAACAATTCGAAATCCGGCAAACCTGCTGCTTCATAATCTGCTTTCAATTCCTGCAAGGTATAAGTTTTAATTCCGTTCACTGAAAGCCTGGGCAGCCAGTCCATTAACCATCTGCCTTCATCAGCGCTTACGCGAATTACCAGGTTGGTTTTTTTGGTTGGGAAATTCAGTTCTGCCAATTCCCATTGCTGCCCTTTTTTTGATTTTGTCAATATCTCCAGCGTAGCAGTATGCCCTATATAAACTATTTTGGTAGTTGGTTTACTTAAAGAAGAATCATCATCTTCCAATGCTTTTTTAATAAAATCAGGATCAATACTTGTCTTAGGTGTTTTGAAATCAAACCAGCGGTGCAATGGATAATCGAGGCAGGCCCCATGCATAAAGTTCAACAATGATTTTTTCAGGCCAAAGCTGAAGCTGGCGTGGTCTGTTCCTGTGGGGTCCTCGTGTTCAATATCATTATTGGCAAAACTGCCCACCAATTCCGCCTGTTTTTTTACCTTGAATTTTTCAGGTTCCAGGCCAACGGGACTATGTGCCGTCATGGTGAACTGGTGCCAGAAAGCGGATTGTAAAATGCCTGCTTCAAATAACTGGCGTACCATCTCCAATGAATCGATGGTCTCCTGTGCGGTCTGCGTAGGGAATCCATACATCAGGTAGGCATGTACCATAATTCCCGCTTCAGTAAAATGTTTGTTGACACGCGCAACCTGGGCCACAGTGATTCCTTTCCGGATCAGCTCGAGCAACCGGTCAGATGCGACTTCAAGTCCACCGGAGACCCCTATACATCCCGATGCTTTCAGCAACATACAAAGATCACGGGTGAAGCTTTTTTCAAAGCGGATATTGGTCCACCAGCTCACCACTAATTTCCTTCGGATGATCTCCAACGCCAGCGCCCGCATTAAAGCAGGAGGGGCGGCTTCATCTACAAAATGAAAACCATTCTCCCCGGTTTGCGCGATCATTTCTTCCATGCGATCGCATAACAGGGAAGCCGTGACAGGTTCGTACAACCGGATATAGTCCAGCGAAATATCACAGAAAGTACATTTGCCCCAATAGCATCCATGAGCCATCGTTAGTTTGTTCCAACGGCCATCGCTCCAGAGGCTGTGCATAGGGTTAATGATTTCTATGGCAGAAATATATTTATCCAGCGGGAAGTCACTGTAATCGGGCGTACCCACCTGGCCTTGTTTATAATCGGTGCAGGAAATATTATTGATAAATTTTACTTGACCATCCTGCAGTAAAAAGGTCCGTTTTAATGCTGTAACAGGAATATGCCCGGCAATATGCGTGACCAATTGTTCAACTGGTGCTTCGCCATCATCAAGGGTGATGAAATCATAGAATTCAAAGACCCGCGGATCGCTGAGGGACCTTAGCTCTGTATTGGGAAACCCGCCACCCATCGCCACTTTTACCGAAGGGTAATTTTTTTTGATCCATTGTGCACAACGGAAAGAAGTATACAGGTTTCCCGGAAAGGGCACGGAAAGGCAGACGAGTGCGGGTTGCAGTCCGGCCATTCTTTGTTCCAGGATGCCGATCATGATCCGGTCGATAAACGTGTATTCCTTTTGCAGGAGATCGTAGAGTTCATCAAAGCTATTGGCAGAGCGGCCCAGTTTTTCTGCGTACCTGCTGAACCCAAAGTGTTCATCCACGGTTTCCTTGATCAGGTCGGAAAGGTCTTCGAGGTACATGGTGGCCAGGTGTTTGGCCTTGTCTTGCGTGCCCATGCTGCCAAAGGCCCAGACAAGGTCATCGAGTTGCTCAAACCGGCTGGCTTCCGGCAAAAAATCCCTTTTAGCAATCAGGTGGGCGAGGGTTGGGTTATGGCCCTGCAGGAAATTCATCACGGCATCGATCGATTGCAGGTAGTCGTCTTTCAGTGCGATGATCCTTTGTGCATTTGCGCTTAATGATGTCGTATCGGAAGGGATAGCTTCAAATAATTCTGAAAGTCCGGCTTTTGAAAATAAGGCGATCGTCACTTCAATGCCCAGATCACTCTGGTAAGCGCTGATGCCGCGGGTGTTCAGGAAACCTTTGAGGTAGGCTGTTGCCGGATAAGGGGTGTTCAGTTGTGTGAACGGAGGAGTGATGAGGTAAACGGAAACAGGCAAATGATTGTTTTTACCCGTCAAAAATACCGACCAATCAGCGGATGGTCAATTATTATTGTTTTCATAGCAGCAGGATCGATGGTGCCCTGTTTTGCATATACAATTTTGCCGCCGGGTTCAATCAGGATGGTATAAGGAAGTGCCCCCTGCCAGTTGGGGTCAATGGCTTCGATCATTTG comes from Flavihumibacter fluvii and encodes:
- a CDS encoding RMD1 family protein: MGEPTKDVFMLKVFAFQISDSIDIKSFKTAFTAEIYFSDNDELFYVVDADKFTYVFKYGVVCFLNHTEVEMTSFLQLISPFCRNMLKERLSDEFEIETDAPKMYLGFNKVSIPEHDTEMLRLIMMHVSQSVALDHFEILTNKLLEETNSHTQVLEVKGKLDLSGSNLKRYIGKTLNLKNRIAENLYIFDSPEETWEDEKLSKLDLGLKKTFDLQSRFRTIEEGLAIVKENLELFKDLLQYRQSMALEWIIIILIAVEVLNLFFEKLMAK
- a CDS encoding B12-binding domain-containing radical SAM protein, producing the protein MPVSVYLITPPFTQLNTPYPATAYLKGFLNTRGISAYQSDLGIEVTIALFSKAGLSELFEAIPSDTTSLSANAQRIIALKDDYLQSIDAVMNFLQGHNPTLAHLIAKRDFLPEASRFEQLDDLVWAFGSMGTQDKAKHLATMYLEDLSDLIKETVDEHFGFSRYAEKLGRSANSFDELYDLLQKEYTFIDRIMIGILEQRMAGLQPALVCLSVPFPGNLYTSFRCAQWIKKNYPSVKVAMGGGFPNTELRSLSDPRVFEFYDFITLDDGEAPVEQLVTHIAGHIPVTALKRTFLLQDGQVKFINNISCTDYKQGQVGTPDYSDFPLDKYISAIEIINPMHSLWSDGRWNKLTMAHGCYWGKCTFCDISLDYIRLYEPVTASLLCDRMEEMIAQTGENGFHFVDEAAPPALMRALALEIIRRKLVVSWWTNIRFEKSFTRDLCMLLKASGCIGVSGGLEVASDRLLELIRKGITVAQVARVNKHFTEAGIMVHAYLMYGFPTQTAQETIDSLEMVRQLFEAGILQSAFWHQFTMTAHSPVGLEPEKFKVKKQAELVGSFANNDIEHEDPTGTDHASFSFGLKKSLLNFMHGACLDYPLHRWFDFKTPKTSIDPDFIKKALEDDDSSLSKPTTKIVYIGHTATLEILTKSKKGQQWELAELNFPTKKTNLVIRVSADEGRWLMDWLPRLSVNGIKTYTLQELKADYEAAGLPDFELFWDNKPMNTLYKAGLLQL
- a CDS encoding alpha/beta hydrolase → MTLDNGFSFNTLQLKPDYEGAVTATMIPAKANKGSRRAVLYLHGFIDYFFHPHMTEAFLEKGYDFYALELRKYGHSLLPHQHPNYCRSMDEYFEELDLAIEMINTQSNGSPLVLLGHSTGGLLSSYYMNNGNRKDKVTAMVLNSPFLELNEPLLIKKLAPFLAGLIAAISPYAKKDGAISPVYAQSVHKDFHGEWNFNMDWKPIKGFPAYFAWVNAITKAQHYLRAHSDIVVPVLLMYSSLSDKPATFTEQAHKADIVLNVADIASRGRNLGKYIDSAIIENGMHDLFLSPKPVRDNAFEKMFDWLEKTLP
- a CDS encoding Bax inhibitor-1/YccA family protein, translating into MALFESGNPTLSESKFQKTLTGDRVEVMTARGTMNKFFFLFFMVMASSVFTWNAFNQGVNVFPWMIGAAIGGFILAIILAFKPHLGAYLAPPYGLLEGVFVGGISAIYSEAFAKSAPGIVMQAVVLTFGTVIAMFILYRTGIIKATERFKSIVFTATAGIAIFYLIAMVLRMFNINIAFLHEGSMIGILFSVFVVAIAALNLILDFDRIEQGVAMGAPKFMEWYGAFGLLVTIVWLYIEILRLLSKLNKK
- a CDS encoding response regulator, whose product is MKILIVDDERDVQALFEQRFRKETRDKKVELVFAFSGKDALEYLDQFAHDTPLVLSDINMPGMSGLELLKQIKQQYRQPGPSVMMITAYGDADNFNAAKNLGADDFLTKPVDFGVLKEKLNIQ